TTTTATTCGGCAGACGACGGATGCACCTATCTTATTTCTTACTGCTCGAACCTCTGATTTTGATAAGCTGACTGGATTTGCTATAGGGGGAGATGATTATATCACCAAGCCCTTTAATCCACTCGAAGTGGTTGCTCGTATAAGAGCGCAGCTGCGGAGGTACTTGAGTTCGCCGAACTATAACAGTGCTGAAAAGAAAGCGGGGCCCGTTCTTAGTAAATCTTCGAACGTTTACGATTACGGGAGATTTACACTAGATGAAGCAGCAGGGGAGCTGCTGGTTGAGGGAGAGCCGGTCTCTTGTCCGGCCCTTGTATTCCAGTTGCTCTTGTTCTTATGCAAACATCCCAATCAAATCTTCAGCAAAAGCGAATTATATGAAAGAGTTTGGGGTGAAGAATCGTTAAGTGACGATAACACGGTCATGGTACACATTCACCGTATTAGAGAACGGATTGAAGCTGACCCATCTGATCCGAAATTTATCGTTAACGTTAGAGGTCTTGGTTACAAGCTGGTTAAAGTAGAACGCCAAGGGTTGTTTATGCCATGAATATCAAGCGACGGCTAACGTTAAAGTTTGTACTGCAGCTTGCAATTACAGGTGTAGTAGTTCTCTCTATATCTGCTGTAACGCTGACTTGGATCCTACTGCGGTTTCTTGATATCAGCCTCACGCGTGATTTTGCCAATGTTGGTCTTGAGCAATTGGTGGAATCATCTAAGATTGATGAGG
This Paenibacillus sp. FSL R5-0345 DNA region includes the following protein-coding sequences:
- a CDS encoding response regulator transcription factor translates to MNEASILLVDDEQSLLEIMETVLRKEGYINIDTVVTGEEAISACEAKKYDLIVLDVMLPGRSGIEICPFIRQTTDAPILFLTARTSDFDKLTGFAIGGDDYITKPFNPLEVVARIRAQLRRYLSSPNYNSAEKKAGPVLSKSSNVYDYGRFTLDEAAGELLVEGEPVSCPALVFQLLLFLCKHPNQIFSKSELYERVWGEESLSDDNTVMVHIHRIRERIEADPSDPKFIVNVRGLGYKLVKVERQGLFMP